Proteins encoded in a region of the Halioglobus maricola genome:
- a CDS encoding DUF2062 domain-containing protein — protein sequence MQSIKSLRLLGDWIYATNLWHINRYSSSMAFFVGLFVAFMPIPGQMVLAAFLAVLLRCNLPLSVGLVWITNPVTMPAIFYLAYRVGAMIVDVPMQPMEFELSFHWLIHSAEAIWQPFLTGCFICGLFFGSVGYFVISILWRMRVARMWRERKKRRKKALSSGPGSTPQQAQASPPESPDK from the coding sequence ATGCAATCAATAAAGTCGCTGCGCCTGCTGGGCGATTGGATTTACGCGACCAATCTTTGGCACATCAATCGCTACTCTTCATCGATGGCGTTTTTTGTCGGCTTGTTCGTCGCGTTCATGCCTATCCCGGGCCAGATGGTGTTGGCGGCCTTTCTTGCTGTCTTGCTGCGCTGCAACCTGCCCCTGTCGGTTGGCCTGGTGTGGATCACCAATCCAGTCACCATGCCGGCAATCTTCTATCTTGCCTATCGAGTCGGCGCAATGATCGTCGACGTACCCATGCAGCCTATGGAGTTCGAACTGAGCTTTCACTGGTTGATCCACAGCGCCGAAGCCATCTGGCAACCGTTCCTGACGGGCTGTTTTATCTGTGGCCTGTTCTTTGGATCGGTGGGTTATTTTGTCATCAGCATCCTGTGGCGGATGCGAGTTGCGCGCATGTGGCGCGAGCGCAAGAAACGGCGCAAGAAGGCCCTCAGCTCCGGTCCTGGTTCAACACCGCAGCAGGCGCAAGCTTCGCCGCCCGAATCGCCGGATAAATAG
- a CDS encoding FtsX-like permease family protein: MNWAERGRVARRYTFAFGQGYLSTFLSSLSMLGLVLAIALLIIVLSVMNGFDREMRERILSLVPHISVYSHEPMPDWRENAALLEAHPQVLEVSPFTQFDALFMRGTDIETAQGIGLPVDDPATARLMQSLPPPQWEAFAARSDGLVLGAGIARRLGVVSGDTVTLIVPGGGLTGDTGRTRFESLYLGGVIETGTELDEGLALLNLELASELAGLGDAVSGLRVVSADVFSSSRLAWELVNQLPVGHYATHWMMTHGNLYAAIQLSRDLVSILLFSIIAVAAFNVVSSLVLVVFDKRDNIAILRTLGASGPDIAWIFVIQGAMIGLVGVVVGSLLGTVGSQLVPGLVSALEGLLGMRFLDTDVYPVSFVPVDLLWRDVVTVGSVALAMCLVAAIYPAIRAAKLAPAAVLNQDRS; the protein is encoded by the coding sequence GTGAATTGGGCCGAGCGGGGCAGGGTGGCCCGACGCTATACTTTTGCCTTTGGCCAGGGATATTTGTCGACGTTTCTGTCCTCGCTGTCGATGCTGGGACTGGTGCTCGCCATCGCGCTGCTCATTATCGTGCTCTCGGTGATGAACGGGTTTGATCGCGAGATGCGTGAGCGTATCTTGTCGCTGGTACCCCATATCAGTGTCTATTCGCATGAACCCATGCCGGACTGGCGAGAGAATGCCGCGCTGCTTGAGGCCCACCCCCAGGTGCTGGAAGTGTCGCCATTTACTCAGTTTGACGCGCTGTTTATGCGCGGTACCGATATCGAGACAGCGCAGGGTATTGGCCTGCCAGTGGACGACCCGGCGACTGCGCGCCTGATGCAGTCGTTACCGCCGCCACAATGGGAGGCGTTTGCCGCCCGCAGCGATGGTCTGGTGCTGGGCGCGGGCATCGCCCGGCGTCTCGGTGTGGTCAGTGGCGACACAGTCACCCTGATTGTGCCCGGTGGCGGGCTCACCGGAGATACCGGGCGTACACGTTTTGAGTCACTCTATCTTGGCGGTGTTATCGAAACCGGCACCGAGCTCGACGAAGGGCTGGCCCTGCTAAACCTCGAGCTCGCCTCTGAACTGGCCGGGCTCGGTGACGCGGTCAGCGGTTTGCGCGTGGTGAGCGCGGATGTGTTCTCCAGCTCCCGACTGGCCTGGGAACTGGTTAATCAGCTTCCCGTCGGGCACTACGCTACCCATTGGATGATGACTCACGGCAACCTCTATGCGGCAATCCAGTTGTCTCGCGACCTCGTGAGTATTCTGCTGTTTTCCATTATTGCGGTGGCGGCCTTTAACGTCGTGTCATCGCTGGTGCTCGTGGTGTTCGACAAGCGCGATAACATTGCGATCTTGCGTACACTCGGTGCCTCCGGGCCTGATATCGCCTGGATTTTCGTGATACAGGGCGCGATGATCGGCCTGGTGGGAGTCGTTGTGGGTAGCCTGTTAGGCACTGTCGGCAGCCAACTGGTACCCGGGCTGGTGAGTGCGCTGGAAGGGCTACTCGGCATGCGTTTCCTGGACACTGATGTGTATCCTGTTTCCTTCGTACCGGTGGATCTTTTGTGGCGCGATGTTGTAACCGTGGGCAGCGTTGCCCTGGCGATGTGCCTGGTGGCAGCTATTTATCCGGCGATTCGGGCGGCGAAGCTTGCGCCTGCTGCGGTGTTGAACCAGGACCGGAGCTGA
- a CDS encoding ABC transporter ATP-binding protein — translation MNEVVLHCESLARVYEDGDKVVEVLSGVDLELMPGEKIAVVGTSGSGKSTLLNLLGGLDRPSAGRVVLGGADMAALAERELCALRNQRLGFVYQFHHLLPEFDARENVAMPLLIGGETRRESWRRADEILARVGMDHRLQHRPGQLSGGERQRVAIARALVASPDVVLMDEPTGNLDPDSAAQVLALIDELGESSAAFVVVTHDPAIAAHMNRTLELRGGVLESRG, via the coding sequence ATGAATGAAGTGGTACTGCACTGTGAATCGCTGGCGCGTGTGTATGAAGACGGCGACAAGGTTGTGGAGGTGCTCAGCGGGGTTGATCTAGAGCTGATGCCCGGTGAAAAAATAGCAGTCGTGGGCACCTCTGGTTCAGGCAAGTCAACGCTGCTGAATCTGCTCGGCGGGCTCGATCGGCCGAGCGCCGGCCGGGTTGTGCTGGGCGGCGCGGACATGGCGGCTCTGGCCGAGCGTGAACTCTGTGCTTTGCGCAACCAGCGCCTGGGGTTTGTATATCAGTTTCACCACCTGCTGCCCGAGTTCGATGCCCGTGAGAACGTGGCCATGCCGCTACTGATTGGCGGTGAAACCCGTCGCGAAAGCTGGCGCCGCGCCGACGAGATTCTCGCCCGTGTGGGTATGGACCATCGCCTGCAGCATCGCCCAGGCCAGCTCTCCGGTGGTGAGCGCCAGCGCGTTGCCATCGCGCGCGCACTTGTCGCCTCGCCGGACGTTGTGCTGATGGATGAACCTACCGGTAATCTGGACCCGGATTCAGCCGCCCAGGTATTGGCGCTGATTGACGAGCTTGGCGAATCCAGTGCCGCATTTGTGGTGGTCACCCACGATCCTGCCATTGCAGCTCATATGAATCGCACGCTGGAGTTGCGTGGCGGTGTACTGGAGTCGCGCGGGTGA
- a CDS encoding lipoprotein-releasing ABC transporter permease subunit has product MNRPRGAIANYAPFIGLRYSFSRKRNRFTAIISLVSMLGMVLGVASLITVLSVMNGFAGELRGRILSLVPHGYIAAPEGMTDWRSVGDAVLDSPGIEAYSPYISEKVILASGRSLRGAVLTAIDPEFESQVSRAPDAMIEGQLDALADGGFNVVLGASLARMLSLRVGDTVEVTVPRLTVTPLGVFPRTKRLTVVGLFEVGAQPDTFQAYIGLTAGQKLLGPRGAVEGLQLKTSDLVTAPQTIAALASQLPAEYELRDWSQTQGSLFRAVKMEKVMVSLLLLSVVAVAAFNIVSTLVMSVAEKRRDIAVLRTMGARAGGVMAIFVAHGLGLALVGITTGAVIGVLLASNISEITLFMENLIGVKLFDPSVYFISELPSVLMPGDVLMVTLASLALSLLATLYPAWRAARVAPAEVLRYE; this is encoded by the coding sequence TTGAATAGACCCCGCGGCGCCATTGCAAACTATGCACCTTTCATAGGCCTGCGCTACAGTTTCAGCCGCAAACGCAATCGATTCACTGCCATTATTTCCCTGGTGTCCATGCTCGGCATGGTGCTGGGGGTTGCCAGTCTGATCACCGTGCTCTCGGTGATGAACGGCTTTGCCGGTGAGCTTCGCGGCCGCATTCTTTCTCTGGTTCCCCACGGTTATATTGCCGCGCCAGAGGGCATGACCGACTGGCGTAGCGTCGGCGACGCTGTATTGGATTCGCCCGGTATCGAAGCCTACTCACCCTATATCTCAGAGAAAGTCATTCTTGCCAGCGGTCGCTCGCTGCGCGGGGCTGTGCTGACCGCGATTGATCCTGAATTTGAGAGCCAGGTCTCGCGCGCGCCCGACGCCATGATAGAAGGGCAACTGGATGCGCTGGCTGACGGCGGCTTCAATGTCGTGTTGGGTGCATCGCTCGCACGTATGTTGAGCTTGCGGGTGGGTGATACCGTTGAGGTTACCGTGCCGCGCCTGACCGTCACGCCGCTGGGCGTATTTCCGCGCACCAAACGGTTGACGGTGGTGGGCTTGTTCGAGGTGGGCGCTCAGCCTGATACTTTTCAGGCGTATATCGGTCTTACCGCCGGACAGAAACTGCTGGGGCCGCGCGGTGCGGTGGAAGGCCTGCAACTCAAGACGAGCGATCTGGTCACGGCGCCACAAACTATTGCCGCACTGGCTAGCCAGTTGCCGGCCGAGTACGAACTGCGTGACTGGAGCCAGACGCAGGGGTCCCTGTTTCGCGCGGTAAAAATGGAGAAAGTCATGGTGAGCTTGCTGCTGCTGAGTGTGGTTGCGGTGGCCGCTTTCAATATTGTATCCACCCTGGTGATGTCAGTCGCGGAGAAGCGGCGTGATATCGCTGTGTTGCGTACGATGGGTGCGCGCGCCGGCGGAGTGATGGCCATTTTTGTAGCTCATGGCCTCGGGCTGGCTTTGGTGGGTATCACTACAGGCGCTGTCATCGGTGTGCTGTTAGCATCCAATATCTCGGAGATTACCCTGTTTATGGAAAACCTCATCGGGGTCAAATTGTTCGATCCTTCGGTCTACTTCATCAGCGAACTACCTTCGGTGCTCATGCCTGGTGATGTGCTTATGGTGACACTTGCGTCGCTCGCCCTGAGTTTGCTGGCCACGCTCTACCCAGCCTGGCGGGCCGCCAGAGTCGCACCGGCGGAGGTGCTCCGCTATGAATGA
- the nqrM gene encoding (Na+)-NQR maturation NqrM, with protein sequence MTIFIITALFMGLVIAAMAVGVMAGRGPIKGSCGGMGALGIDTSCDICGGDPRRCDEETREGEVGKTNPGMFYPADGE encoded by the coding sequence ATGACAATTTTCATTATCACGGCCTTGTTCATGGGGCTGGTGATTGCCGCAATGGCGGTGGGTGTGATGGCCGGTCGCGGCCCGATTAAGGGCTCCTGCGGCGGCATGGGCGCGCTGGGAATCGATACGTCCTGCGATATTTGTGGTGGCGATCCGCGCCGTTGCGATGAGGAGACCCGCGAGGGCGAAGTCGGTAAGACCAACCCCGGCATGTTCTATCCTGCCGATGGCGAGTAG
- a CDS encoding FAD:protein FMN transferase, producing the protein MGTTWRVAAVPGEHTSVTEEALQVEIEAVLEAVNASMSTYRADSEVSRFNAAPVGEWFEVSSDFYLVLSSAMAISWQSNGAYDLTVGPLVNLWGFGPGDRTDEPPSSEAIDAVMAQVGQDKLRVDGEIYSVLKQAELYLDFSSIAKGFAVDELARVLAGAGFENYLVEIGGEMRVAGQSPRGDAWRIAIEKPEAVPGGIAQAFALEDEAVATSGDYRNFFEADGVRYSHTIDPRTGEPVAHELVSVTVVHPSCMMADAWATALTVLGAEEARIVAEAAGLAVYFIQREGDGYSESYTDAFAPYLQRTDAAN; encoded by the coding sequence ATGGGCACCACCTGGCGTGTCGCAGCGGTGCCGGGGGAGCATACCTCTGTAACCGAAGAGGCTTTGCAAGTTGAAATCGAGGCGGTGCTCGAGGCCGTCAACGCGAGCATGTCTACCTACCGAGCGGATTCAGAAGTCAGTCGGTTCAACGCTGCGCCCGTGGGCGAGTGGTTCGAGGTTTCCTCCGATTTCTATCTCGTACTGTCTTCTGCGATGGCGATCAGTTGGCAGAGCAACGGCGCCTACGATCTGACAGTGGGGCCGCTGGTCAATTTATGGGGCTTTGGCCCGGGCGACCGGACAGATGAACCGCCTTCATCCGAAGCGATAGATGCGGTCATGGCCCAGGTGGGTCAGGACAAACTGCGTGTCGATGGTGAGATCTACAGTGTGCTCAAACAGGCAGAGCTTTATCTGGATTTTTCGTCGATTGCCAAAGGCTTTGCCGTGGACGAACTCGCTCGCGTATTGGCTGGAGCCGGCTTTGAAAACTACCTTGTTGAGATAGGTGGCGAGATGCGAGTGGCAGGGCAATCGCCCCGGGGAGACGCCTGGCGGATCGCTATCGAGAAGCCCGAGGCAGTGCCCGGCGGGATTGCCCAGGCTTTTGCGCTTGAGGACGAAGCGGTGGCTACATCAGGTGACTATCGCAATTTCTTTGAAGCAGATGGTGTGCGCTATTCTCATACGATCGACCCGCGCACAGGTGAGCCGGTGGCGCATGAGCTGGTATCTGTTACCGTGGTTCACCCGAGCTGTATGATGGCCGATGCCTGGGCGACAGCGCTCACGGTGCTCGGTGCAGAGGAAGCGCGCATAGTAGCGGAAGCCGCAGGTTTGGCGGTATATTTCATCCAGAGAGAGGGAGATGGCTATAGCGAGAGCTACACGGATGCTTTCGCTCCCTATCTTCAACGAACGGACGCGGCGAACTAG
- the nqrF gene encoding NADH:ubiquinone reductase (Na(+)-transporting) subunit F, translating to MDMTIIFGVVMFTAIVLALVAIILVARNALVSTGDVNIEINGEKTITVPAGGKLLQTLSESGLFLPSACGGGGTCAQCKCIINDGGGSMLPTEESHFTKRDASEGWRLSCQVAVKQDMKIEVEEEVFGVKQWECTVESNPNVATFIKELTLKLPEGENVDFRAGGYVQLECPPHHVKYSDFDIEEEYRGDWEHFNFFKHESIVKEDVIRAYSMANYPEEKGVVKFNIRIATPPPGSEGIPPGQMSSWVFGLKPGDKVKVYGPFGEFFAKDTDAEMVFIGGGAGMAPMRSHLFDQLKRLNSTRKISFWYGARSLREMFYVEDYDMLAAENENFDWHVALSDPQPEDNWDGLTGFIHNVLFEEYLKNHPAPEDCEYYMCGPPMMNAAVIQMLTDLGVEPENILLDDFGG from the coding sequence ATGGATATGACGATTATTTTCGGCGTGGTGATGTTCACCGCCATTGTGCTGGCACTGGTTGCCATCATTCTGGTCGCGCGCAATGCTCTGGTGAGTACAGGCGACGTCAACATAGAAATCAACGGCGAGAAAACCATCACGGTTCCCGCTGGCGGCAAGCTGCTGCAAACCCTCTCGGAGTCTGGCCTGTTCCTGCCGTCTGCCTGTGGCGGTGGTGGTACCTGTGCCCAGTGCAAGTGCATCATCAATGACGGCGGCGGCTCCATGCTGCCTACCGAAGAGTCGCACTTCACCAAGCGCGACGCATCCGAGGGCTGGCGTCTGAGCTGCCAGGTGGCAGTGAAGCAAGATATGAAGATCGAGGTCGAGGAAGAAGTCTTCGGCGTCAAGCAGTGGGAGTGTACTGTTGAGTCCAACCCCAATGTGGCGACCTTCATTAAAGAACTGACCCTGAAATTGCCCGAAGGTGAGAACGTGGATTTCCGTGCTGGCGGTTATGTGCAGCTGGAGTGCCCCCCGCACCACGTGAAGTACTCCGACTTCGATATTGAAGAGGAATACCGCGGTGACTGGGAACACTTCAACTTCTTCAAGCACGAGTCCATCGTGAAGGAAGACGTGATTCGCGCTTACTCGATGGCCAACTATCCGGAAGAGAAGGGTGTTGTTAAGTTCAATATCCGTATTGCCACACCGCCTCCTGGCAGTGAAGGCATTCCTCCAGGCCAGATGTCTTCCTGGGTGTTCGGCCTTAAGCCCGGCGACAAGGTCAAAGTGTACGGCCCGTTCGGTGAGTTTTTCGCCAAGGACACGGATGCCGAGATGGTCTTCATTGGTGGTGGTGCGGGCATGGCGCCCATGCGCTCTCATCTCTTCGATCAGCTCAAGCGTCTGAACTCCACGCGCAAGATTTCCTTCTGGTACGGTGCGCGCTCGCTGCGTGAGATGTTCTACGTAGAAGACTACGACATGCTCGCGGCAGAGAACGAGAACTTCGACTGGCATGTGGCCCTGTCTGATCCTCAGCCCGAGGACAACTGGGATGGCCTGACCGGCTTTATTCACAATGTTCTGTTTGAAGAGTACCTGAAGAATCATCCGGCACCAGAAGACTGTGAGTACTATATGTGTGGGCCGCCGATGATGAACGCGGCCGTCATCCAGATGCTGACAGATCTGGGTGTGGAGCCCGAGAATATCCTGCTCGATGACTTCGGCGGGTAA
- the nqrE gene encoding NADH:ubiquinone reductase (Na(+)-transporting) subunit E, with protein MEHYLSLFIRSIFIENMALASFLGMCTFLAVSKKITAAFGLGVAVVVVLTITVPVNNLIYNSLLADGALAWAGYPDLDLSFLGLLSYIGVIAAMVQILEMFLDKYVPALYNALGVFLPLITVNCAILGASLFMVERDYNFSESLVFGAGAGVGWALAIVALAGIREKMKYSDVPKGLEGLGITFIIVGLMSLGFMSFGGIDL; from the coding sequence ATGGAACATTACCTGAGCCTGTTTATCCGCTCGATCTTTATCGAGAATATGGCCCTGGCGTCTTTCCTGGGCATGTGTACTTTCCTGGCAGTATCCAAGAAGATCACGGCGGCCTTCGGCCTCGGTGTCGCGGTGGTTGTAGTCCTGACCATCACAGTGCCGGTTAACAACCTGATCTACAATTCGCTGCTGGCAGATGGTGCCCTGGCGTGGGCCGGTTACCCGGACCTCGACCTGAGTTTCCTCGGCCTGCTGAGCTACATTGGCGTGATTGCGGCAATGGTGCAGATCCTGGAAATGTTCCTGGATAAGTATGTCCCGGCGCTGTACAACGCACTCGGCGTATTCCTGCCACTGATTACGGTGAACTGCGCCATTCTGGGTGCCTCTCTGTTCATGGTGGAGCGAGACTACAACTTCAGTGAATCTCTCGTGTTCGGCGCTGGTGCCGGCGTGGGCTGGGCCCTGGCGATTGTTGCCCTGGCCGGTATTCGCGAAAAGATGAAGTACTCGGATGTACCCAAAGGCCTGGAAGGTCTGGGTATCACTTTCATTATCGTTGGTCTGATGTCCCTGGGCTTCATGTCCTTCGGCGGCATTGATCTGTAA
- a CDS encoding NADH:ubiquinone reductase (Na(+)-transporting) subunit D, whose protein sequence is MDSVKETLSTPIFKNNPIALQILGVCSALAVTSSLQVTLVMCVALTFVTAFSNLGVSLIRNHIPGSIRIIVQMIIIASLVITVDLTLKAVAYDISKQLSVFVGLIITNCIVMGRAEAFAMKNPPLPSFIDGIGNGLGYSVVLIAVAVVRELFGAGKLMGIEILPLVTEGGWYNPNGLLLLPPSAFFLIGIFIWVLRTVQKEQVEEADFKMAKHTVAREGV, encoded by the coding sequence GTGGATTCTGTTAAAGAGACTCTCTCGACTCCAATTTTCAAAAACAACCCGATTGCACTGCAGATTCTGGGCGTATGTAGCGCGCTGGCGGTTACCTCGTCACTGCAGGTGACGCTGGTGATGTGTGTCGCACTAACCTTCGTGACCGCGTTCTCCAACCTCGGTGTATCGCTGATCCGCAACCACATTCCGGGAAGCATCCGCATTATCGTGCAGATGATCATTATTGCTTCGCTGGTGATCACTGTAGACCTGACCCTGAAAGCGGTTGCCTACGACATCAGCAAGCAGTTGTCGGTATTTGTCGGCCTTATTATCACCAACTGTATCGTGATGGGCCGCGCCGAAGCTTTCGCCATGAAGAATCCGCCGCTGCCGAGCTTTATCGACGGTATCGGTAATGGCCTGGGTTACTCAGTGGTACTGATTGCTGTCGCGGTTGTGCGTGAGTTGTTTGGCGCGGGCAAGCTGATGGGTATCGAAATTCTGCCACTGGTCACTGAAGGTGGTTGGTATAACCCGAACGGTCTGCTGCTGTTGCCGCCTAGCGCTTTCTTCCTGATCGGTATCTTCATCTGGGTTCTGCGCACTGTGCAGAAGGAGCAGGTAGAAGAAGCTGATTTCAAGATGGCCAAACACACTGTTGCGCGGGAGGGCGTGTAA
- a CDS encoding Na(+)-translocating NADH-quinone reductase subunit C, with the protein MSSNDSIKKTLIVAFSLCIVCSVIVSTAAVILKPAQIANVELDKKRNILAAAGILEEGRSIDEQFESITTRAVDLRTGKFTTDVDAASFDQRKATKDPALSDKLSGDEDPAKILRKEHYALVYLVEDNGGLEKVILPIRGYGLWGTLYGFVALEGDMNTVAGLGFYEHKETPGLGGEVDNPRWKGLWPGKQVYVDGEVELTIVKGAVDPSSSGVEYKVDGLAGATLTTRGLDYLVKYWLGPSGFEPFLNNLKSGEA; encoded by the coding sequence GTGTCTAGTAATGACAGTATCAAGAAGACGCTGATTGTTGCGTTCTCCCTCTGCATCGTCTGTTCGGTGATCGTCTCTACTGCTGCGGTGATTCTGAAGCCGGCGCAGATCGCCAACGTCGAGCTCGACAAGAAACGCAATATTCTCGCTGCAGCGGGTATCCTCGAAGAGGGCCGCAGCATTGACGAGCAATTCGAGTCGATCACCACGCGCGCCGTAGATCTTCGCACTGGTAAGTTCACTACCGACGTGGATGCGGCCAGCTTCGATCAACGCAAGGCGACCAAGGATCCTGCGTTGTCCGATAAGTTGAGCGGCGATGAAGATCCCGCCAAGATCCTGCGCAAGGAACACTACGCTCTGGTCTACCTGGTGGAAGACAATGGCGGTCTCGAGAAGGTGATTCTGCCCATTCGTGGCTATGGCCTTTGGGGTACTCTGTACGGCTTTGTGGCTCTTGAAGGTGACATGAATACGGTCGCCGGCTTGGGCTTCTACGAGCATAAAGAGACACCTGGGCTCGGCGGTGAGGTGGATAACCCGCGCTGGAAAGGCCTGTGGCCTGGCAAACAGGTATATGTCGATGGCGAGGTTGAGCTGACTATCGTCAAGGGTGCGGTTGACCCCTCATCCTCTGGCGTCGAGTACAAGGTGGATGGCCTCGCGGGCGCCACCCTGACCACTCGTGGCCTGGATTATCTCGTCAAGTACTGGCTGGGCCCCAGCGGCTTTGAGCCTTTTCTCAATAACCTGAAATCCGGGGAGGCCTGA
- a CDS encoding NADH:ubiquinone reductase (Na(+)-transporting) subunit B → MGLRKILDDMEHHFTEGGRFQNWYALYEAADTIFYSPGSVTKSTAHVRDGIDLKRMMITVWFAAFPAMFYGMYNLGFQATGVMEAGMAVEGWRGWLIELLGGYDASSLWHCFWYGAVFFLPIYAVTFVVGGFWEVLFAMKRGHEVNEGFFVTSILFALICPPDIPLWQVALGISFGVVIGKEVFGGTGKNFLNPALTGRAFLYFAYPAQMSGDAVWVAVDGYTAATPLSVVAADGMAALQQQMTWMEAFIGGIPGSIGETSTLAVAIGGLILLLSRIASWRIVTGVMLGMVAMASLFNMIGSDSNPAFAMPWYWHLVTGGFAFGMFFMATDPVSAAMTNSGKWAFGILIGLMTVLIRVVNPAFPEGIMLAILFANLFAPLMDNFVIQANIKRRLARV, encoded by the coding sequence GTGGGATTGCGCAAGATTCTTGACGATATGGAGCACCACTTCACCGAAGGGGGCAGGTTCCAGAACTGGTACGCCCTTTATGAAGCGGCAGACACCATTTTTTATTCCCCGGGCAGCGTAACCAAGTCTACCGCCCATGTACGCGACGGTATTGACCTCAAGCGTATGATGATCACTGTCTGGTTCGCGGCCTTCCCGGCCATGTTCTACGGCATGTATAACCTGGGTTTCCAGGCTACCGGCGTAATGGAAGCCGGGATGGCAGTTGAGGGCTGGCGCGGCTGGCTCATCGAACTGCTAGGCGGCTACGATGCCTCCAGCCTATGGCACTGTTTCTGGTATGGCGCGGTATTCTTTCTACCTATTTATGCGGTGACGTTTGTTGTCGGCGGTTTCTGGGAAGTCCTGTTTGCGATGAAGCGGGGCCACGAGGTTAACGAGGGTTTCTTCGTTACCTCCATCCTGTTCGCCCTGATCTGCCCGCCGGATATTCCCCTGTGGCAGGTTGCACTGGGTATCAGCTTCGGTGTGGTGATTGGCAAGGAAGTGTTCGGCGGTACCGGCAAAAATTTCCTCAATCCGGCCCTGACCGGTCGCGCTTTCCTGTACTTCGCTTACCCGGCCCAGATGTCCGGCGATGCAGTATGGGTTGCGGTTGACGGTTACACCGCAGCAACGCCACTGTCCGTGGTTGCCGCTGATGGGATGGCTGCACTGCAGCAACAGATGACCTGGATGGAAGCCTTTATTGGCGGTATTCCTGGCTCCATCGGTGAGACATCGACCCTGGCTGTCGCTATAGGTGGCTTGATCCTGTTGCTTTCCCGCATTGCCTCCTGGCGCATTGTTACCGGCGTCATGCTGGGCATGGTTGCCATGGCCAGCCTGTTCAACATGATCGGCTCGGACAGCAACCCGGCCTTTGCCATGCCCTGGTACTGGCATCTGGTCACAGGCGGTTTCGCTTTCGGTATGTTCTTTATGGCTACCGACCCTGTTTCTGCTGCCATGACGAATTCCGGCAAATGGGCCTTCGGCATCCTGATCGGCCTGATGACGGTGCTTATCCGCGTCGTTAATCCTGCGTTCCCCGAGGGTATTATGCTGGCGATTCTGTTCGCCAACCTGTTCGCGCCCCTGATGGATAATTTTGTAATCCAGGCCAACATCAAGAGGAGGCTTGCTCGTGTCTAG